Below is a window of Bacteroidales bacterium DNA.
GTTAGAGTTTAAAAATATGTACGACTATCTTAACCAAAACGAGATAAGTAGCTTTATGGAATACTCATTAGAGCATAATTATATGCGAGAAGTTATCAATACTCCAGACTTCAATGCTTGGGACAAGGTGATAAAAGGACCCGCCTTGAAATATTTATCTAAACATCCCGGAGAAATTCCTAAGGTATGGTACTATCCACCAAAATTGGGAATAAATTCTATCTACGCCTTGAATGCCAATATGCAAGATAGAACAGGCGATTATGACCTAAGATTTGGATTAACATTTTATGATTTTTCGTGGTTTGAAGGATTTGACACGGAAGAAATTTTGAAAAATATTCAATTGCCTACCATTGTTATGCACGTGGCACCCAATGAGATAACTGCTCCCGGATATTACGATAAAAATGGAGTTTTGCTTGCTGCAATGGACGAAAAAGATGCTCAAAAAGTTGTTGATTTAGTACCTAATAGTAAATATGTTGGAGGTTTTAAATCCGCCCACGATATACACGCCGACCTGCCTGACGAGTTTATTAAGGTTTTACTTGATTTAAAAAGTAAAATAGAAAAAACAATAAACTAAACTTGAAATGAATAGAGTATTATCGCTATTGTCAGTTTTACTAATTTTTACAAGTTGTACTAATATGAAGAGAGTTTTTATAAATGAAAAATTAGAGTTTATTGAGAAGAATAAGGGCCATAAGATTGAAACATTTACCGAAGAATCAATAAATAGCCTACCTGAACCCTTGAAAAAATACCTTCGTGTTTGTGGATATATAAACACACCAATCCCCGTAAACGCTAATATTTACTGGACTGAGTCTTGGTTAAAAATGTCGCCAGACAAAGAGTGGAAAAAACTCTATACAACACAATTCAATTCTGTGAAGCCAATAGGAAGGGTAGCCTATATGAAAATTTTAGGTATGCCTGTGGCAGCAAGAGACTTATATCGAGATGGT
It encodes the following:
- a CDS encoding alpha/beta hydrolase codes for the protein MKKRNKILIVIGIVVLAVIIFVAVFAYRNLNYDYLNEKFLVKKGYKLGFTENIAKLPDGSEIYYIEGPDNGPKLLLLHGQQVNCYDYAKVLPKLSKEFHVFALDYYGHGKSSKNPDKYNAAEIGDDIVWFIENIIREKVYISGHSSGALLAAYVSAKAPDNIIASVLEDGPFFSTLPERAEKTIAWLEFKNMYDYLNQNEISSFMEYSLEHNYMREVINTPDFNAWDKVIKGPALKYLSKHPGEIPKVWYYPPKLGINSIYALNANMQDRTGDYDLRFGLTFYDFSWFEGFDTEEILKNIQLPTIVMHVAPNEITAPGYYDKNGVLLAAMDEKDAQKVVDLVPNSKYVGGFKSAHDIHADLPDEFIKVLLDLKSKIEKTIN